In Haliotis asinina isolate JCU_RB_2024 chromosome 15, JCU_Hal_asi_v2, whole genome shotgun sequence, one DNA window encodes the following:
- the LOC137265988 gene encoding DNA replication complex GINS protein SLD5-like gives MSELDGLSLEEDEEVETMTAAEVLQKLEEAWLDEKFSPDLLEAKTDLVDCMLEQITAMEENIRSAKKGDFKVSIHRMEIDRIRYVLSSYLRLRLEKIEKHSAYVLQAEAKRNEDDGPLMSPGEYAFAKEFQQGIETHFKTLSLRHMPANLQTLTPAQSIIQPNLDSYVFLRVNEDTDGVLVEEETLDTGEEIVDLQKNDQHIMRYKSIASLVATGAVSLI, from the exons atgtcggaacttgatggACTTTCTCTGGAGGAAGATGAAGAGGTTGAAACCATGACAGCAGCtgaagtgcttcagaagttagAGGAG GCATGGTTGGATGAGAAATTTTCCCCCGACCTCCTGGAGGCAAAGACTGACCTTGTAGACTGCATGTTGGAGCAGATCACAGCTATGGAGGAGAACATCAGATCAGCAAAGAAAGGAGATTTTAAAGTCAGCATTCATAGAATGGAG ATTGACAGAATCAGATATGTGCTCAGCAGTTACTTGAGATTGAGATTGGAAAAG ATTGAGAAACACTCAGCATATGTCCTGCAAGCTGAAGCTAAGAGAAATGAGGATGACGGTCCTTTGATGTCGCCAGGCGAATACGCTTTTGCAAAAGA GTTTCAGCAAGGGATTGAAACACATTTCAAGACTTTATCACTTAGACACATGCCGGCCAATCTACAAACATTAACACCTGCCCAGTCCA TTATTCAGCCGAACCTTGACAGCTACGTGTTCCTGCGGGTGAATGAGGATACAGATGGTGTGCTAGTGGAAGAGGAAACGCTTGACACTGG AGAGGAGATTGTTGACCTCCAGAAAAATGACCAGCACATCATGAGATACAAATCCATAGCTTCCCTTGTTGCCACTGGAGCCGTTTCACtcatatga